From one Macellibacteroides fermentans genomic stretch:
- the xylE gene encoding D-xylose transporter XylE: protein MRNKNYIFGITLVATLGGLLFGYDTAVISGTVESLRKFFIEPYNLPLDQANALEGFVVSSALIGCILGASFAGLLSQRYGRKPTLILAAVLFLLSAIGSSWPELFFGMPGSGDHSFMYNFVAYRILGGVGVGLASMVSPMYIAEVAPADRRGNLVSWNQFAIIFGMLVVYFVNYWIALQGDAQWLHSIGWRWMFASEVIPAILFLIFLFLVPETPRYLVMRGKTSAASAILHKLLDRQEAEKELADIQESFKEKAPSLRPYFKFMGAWLLTFVILFAALELLGNTNALELALIFSFVISLIFPIRSFGVVIIMVGILLSAFQQFVGINVVLYYAPEIFKTMGANTDVALLQQIIVGAINLSFTVLAIFTVDRFGRRPLMIIGALVMSVAMLLLGTTFYTNSVGMGSLICMLVYTAGFAMSWGPVCWVLLAEIFPNSIRSTVMSIAVAGQWVANFLVSWTFPMLDKNQYLTDNFNHGVSYWIYGVMGLLAAFFIWKMVPETKGKTLEEMEKYWKR, encoded by the coding sequence ATGAGAAACAAAAACTATATTTTTGGTATTACTCTGGTAGCTACATTGGGCGGGTTGCTGTTTGGATACGATACGGCAGTGATTTCCGGAACAGTGGAGTCGTTACGAAAATTCTTTATCGAGCCTTATAACTTACCTCTTGATCAGGCAAATGCGTTGGAAGGTTTCGTGGTGAGCAGTGCGTTGATTGGTTGTATTCTGGGTGCTTCGTTTGCCGGTTTACTTAGTCAGCGGTACGGCCGGAAGCCCACACTTATATTGGCTGCTGTTTTATTCTTGCTGTCGGCTATCGGTTCTTCCTGGCCCGAATTATTCTTTGGAATGCCTGGCTCCGGCGATCACAGCTTCATGTATAATTTTGTAGCTTATCGTATTTTGGGTGGAGTAGGCGTAGGACTTGCATCCATGGTTTCCCCCATGTATATTGCTGAGGTGGCTCCTGCCGACAGGCGTGGAAACTTGGTATCGTGGAACCAGTTTGCCATTATCTTCGGTATGCTGGTGGTTTATTTTGTAAATTATTGGATTGCTTTGCAAGGGGATGCCCAGTGGCTGCATTCGATTGGATGGAGATGGATGTTTGCTTCCGAAGTGATTCCTGCTATACTGTTCCTGATTTTCTTATTCCTTGTGCCCGAAACACCGCGTTATCTTGTAATGAGGGGGAAGACCAGTGCTGCCAGCGCTATTTTACATAAATTGCTGGATAGACAAGAGGCCGAAAAGGAATTGGCAGATATTCAGGAAAGCTTCAAGGAAAAGGCGCCTTCACTTCGGCCATATTTCAAATTTATGGGGGCCTGGTTGCTTACGTTCGTAATTTTATTTGCGGCATTGGAATTGTTAGGTAATACCAATGCTCTTGAGCTGGCATTGATATTCAGCTTTGTGATTTCACTTATTTTCCCGATTCGTTCGTTTGGTGTGGTTATTATTATGGTAGGTATCTTGCTGTCGGCTTTCCAGCAGTTTGTTGGAATAAACGTTGTGCTTTACTATGCACCGGAAATCTTTAAGACTATGGGTGCAAATACAGATGTGGCTCTTTTACAGCAAATCATCGTGGGAGCCATCAACTTGTCGTTCACTGTGCTGGCAATCTTTACTGTAGATAGATTTGGTCGTCGCCCGCTAATGATTATCGGTGCCTTGGTGATGTCTGTCGCTATGCTTTTGCTGGGTACCACTTTTTATACAAATTCTGTGGGGATGGGTTCGCTTATTTGTATGTTGGTGTACACGGCAGGCTTTGCCATGTCGTGGGGACCTGTATGTTGGGTTTTGTTGGCCGAAATATTTCCCAATTCAATCCGTTCTACAGTTATGAGTATTGCAGTAGCCGGACAATGGGTTGCCAACTTTCTGGTATCGTGGACTTTCCCTATGTTGGATAAAAATCAGTATCTGACAGATAATTTCAATCACGGTGTGTCTTATTGGATATATGGAGTGATGGGGCTGTTGGCCGCATTCTTTATCTGGAAGATGGTTCCGGAAACGAAAGGGAAAACCCTGGAGGAGATGGAGAAATACTGGAAGCGATAA